The DNA region GGACCGCGGCCGGAGGTTTCATAATCAAATCGTGCGGACGACCCAAATCGCCGGAAAACAGGATGGAGGTGATGTTGTTCCTCAGGAGAACAAAGGCCGATCCCAATATATGTCCGGCGGGCAAGAGTCTCACGGTCAGTCCCCCGCCGAGGTCGAGGTCCCGTTCATAATCGAGGATCGAGAACTGACGAAGCGATTGCAAGGCGTCTTGCCGCGTGTAAAGGGGAAGGGCCGGGGAGTGCTTCGAATATCGATGTTTGTTGGCATGCTCGGCGTCCTCCTCCTGGAGGAAGCCGCTGTCCGGCAACAGAATCGCGCACAGATCGCGCGTGGCCGGCGTGCCGAGGATCCGGCCCGAAAAACCCTCCTTGACCAAAAGGGGGAGATACCCGCTGTGATCCAGATGGGCATGGGTCAGGACGACCGCGTCAATCTCGGCCGGGCTGATAGGCAGGGATTCCCAGTTTCGAAGCCGCAACTGTTTGAAGCCCTGAAACAGACCGCAATCCACCAGCACCTTCCTGGAACCCGAGACGATCAAATATTTGGAACCGGTCACGGTTCCGGTGGCGCCTAAAAATGTAATCTCCATGGAGTCGTCTTACCCTTTGAAGAACCCCGGCCTTCCAGCCGGGGATCTTCGATCCGGATGGAGAAAGCCCTCGTTTAATTCGCTCGCTGCCCCCCCTAACAGACGGGGATTACGCTTGCTACGCGGATTCAAGGGCCTGATGTCCGCCGCGAAATCTTGGCCCGAGACGGCGCCCGTCAGCAAATCCTCGGCAGCGCTTCGCCCGACAGCATATCAACGACCCGTCGGCCCCCGATCCGACTTTTCATGACGACCGTGCCGGGGTGATCGGCCACCACTTCTCCGATCACGGCGGCCTCTTTTCCGAGCGGATGCCGCCGCATCGCCGCCAGCACGCGTTCGGTCGAATCGGAATCGACAAAGGCGACGAGCTTCCCCTCGTTCGCGACGTAGAGGGGATCGAGCCCCAGAATCTCGCAGGCGCCTTTCACGTCTTCGCCGACCGAGATCCGGTCTTCCAAAATCGAGAGGCCGACCCGGGCCGCCTCGGCGATCTCGTTCAACGCGCTGGCCAGGCCCCCGCGGGTGGGGTCGCGAAGCCCATGGATTTCCTGGCTCGCCTTCAGCATCGTCATGACAAGATCATGGAGCGCGGCCGTGTCGCTTTCGATCCGCGTCTCGAACTCCAGACCATCGCGGACGGACATGACCGCGAGGCCGTGCAGCGCGATCGCCCCGCTGAGGATGATCCGGTCGCCGGGCTTCACACGCTTCGGACGGATGTCGATGCCGGATTCGATCGTCCCTACCCCCGAGGTGTTGATGAAGATTTTGTCGCCTTTGCCCCGGTCCACGACTTTGGTATCCCCTGTCACCAGCAGGACACCGGCCTTCCGGGAGGCCGTCTGCATCGAAAGAACGACCCGCCACAAATCCTCCATCGGGAACCCTTCCTCGATGATGAAGGCGGCCGAGAGGTAGAGCGGCCGGGCTCCGCACATCGCGAGATCATTCACCGTGCCGTTGACCGCCAGGGCGCCGATGTCGCCCCCGGGAAAGACGATCGGTTTCACAACATAGGAATCCGTGGTGAACGCCATCCGAACATCCCCGAGCGGAACGACGGCGCCGTCGTGCAGGGATTCCAGAAATTCGTTCCGGAACGACGGGAGAAACATTTTCTGGATCATCTGCTGGGTGAGCCTTCCCCCGCCGCCGTGGGCCAACAGCACGTTCTTGTACTCGGTGACGGGGATCGGACACGATAAATCGATCGTCGGATCAAGGCCCGTTTTTTCGTCCATCGTCGCTCCTTCTCTTCAATCTCAAATGGAAATATTCCGTTTTAGGATTTCAAATCCACCCGGCCGAAATGATAGTACGCCGCGCAGGCCCCTTCCGAAGAGACCATCGGGGCGCCGAGCGGAGATTCGGGCGTGCACGGCGCGCCGAAGGCGGGACAGTCCTGCGGCTTCTTCAGGCCCTGGAGCACGAGGCCCGCGATGCAGAGGGGGGATTCCCGGGCCTGGATCTCGTTCAGATCGAAACGCGCCTCGGCGTCATAATCCGAATAGGCCCGGTTCAATCGGAACCCGCTCATCGGGATCTCGCCGATGCCGCGCCACCGGCGGTCGGTCGGCTCGAACACCTCCGTCAAGATGTCTTGGGCCAGGACATTTCCCTCGCGACGAACGGACCGCGCGTACTGATTTTCGACCTCGGCGCGACCAGCTTCAAGCTGCCGGACAGTCATGGCGATGCCCTGCAGAATGTCCACCGGCTCGAATCCGGTCACGACGATCGGAACGCGATGCCGTTCCGCGATCGGAAGATATTCCCCGTACCCCATCACCGTGCAGACATGCCCGGCCGCGAGAAATCCCTGCACCCGGTGGTTCGGCGAAGAGAGAAGCGCCTCCATGGCGGGCGGGACCCGCACATGGGAGCATAGAATCGAAAAATTCTTCAGACCCAGCCGCCCGGCCTGCCAGACCGCCATCGCATTGGCCGGGGCCGTCGTCTCGAAGCCCACCGCGAAAAAGACGACCTCCCGGTCGGGGTTCTGTCTGGCGATCTTCAGCGCGTCGAGCGGCGAGTAGACCATGCGCACGTCCCCGCCCTCCGCCTTCACCGTGAGCAGATCCCGGCTCGAACCGGGGACGCGGAGCATGTCGCCGAACGAGGTGAAAATGACCTCCGGGCGGGAGGCGACGGCGACGGCCTTGTCGATCATCTCCAGCGGCGTCACGCAGACGGGACAGCCGGGACCGTGCACCAGGCTGATAGGATCCGGCAGCAGGGATTCGATTCCGTATTTGACGATCGCATGGGTCTGTCCGCCGCAGATCTCCATGATCGTCCAGGGGCGGGTCGTGATGGCGTGAAGCTGTTCGGAATATTTCCGGGCCAGGGCCCCGTCCCGGAATTCATCGACGAAGCGCATCCGGACCTCCCTCGCCC from Nitrospiria bacterium includes:
- the hypE gene encoding hydrogenase expression/formation protein HypE, whose protein sequence is MDEKTGLDPTIDLSCPIPVTEYKNVLLAHGGGGRLTQQMIQKMFLPSFRNEFLESLHDGAVVPLGDVRMAFTTDSYVVKPIVFPGGDIGALAVNGTVNDLAMCGARPLYLSAAFIIEEGFPMEDLWRVVLSMQTASRKAGVLLVTGDTKVVDRGKGDKIFINTSGVGTIESGIDIRPKRVKPGDRIILSGAIALHGLAVMSVRDGLEFETRIESDTAALHDLVMTMLKASQEIHGLRDPTRGGLASALNEIAEAARVGLSILEDRISVGEDVKGACEILGLDPLYVANEGKLVAFVDSDSTERVLAAMRRHPLGKEAAVIGEVVADHPGTVVMKSRIGGRRVVDMLSGEALPRIC
- the hypD gene encoding hydrogenase formation protein HypD, translated to MRFVDEFRDGALARKYSEQLHAITTRPWTIMEICGGQTHAIVKYGIESLLPDPISLVHGPGCPVCVTPLEMIDKAVAVASRPEVIFTSFGDMLRVPGSSRDLLTVKAEGGDVRMVYSPLDALKIARQNPDREVVFFAVGFETTAPANAMAVWQAGRLGLKNFSILCSHVRVPPAMEALLSSPNHRVQGFLAAGHVCTVMGYGEYLPIAERHRVPIVVTGFEPVDILQGIAMTVRQLEAGRAEVENQYARSVRREGNVLAQDILTEVFEPTDRRWRGIGEIPMSGFRLNRAYSDYDAEARFDLNEIQARESPLCIAGLVLQGLKKPQDCPAFGAPCTPESPLGAPMVSSEGACAAYYHFGRVDLKS